In one window of Nakamurella alba DNA:
- a CDS encoding putative bifunctional diguanylate cyclase/phosphodiesterase, which translates to MTHAAHVLDEFQILDTPPEPEFEALVEMVVALFGTSHAELSLVTPDRVWLKAAIPRSGISHDNSETLCDKVASGGQALVISDAEADPSLAGHPRVGVPGGVRFYAGVPLITSRGEALGALCAWDEQPREPTAEQMDRLGQLGMMAVSLLELRRSRLALLDRDAVLNASTAVLDLIVRGVDLLTILDTLAKAVEAAFPATLCSIQILDGDQLRFGAGPRLPAAYNQAIDGIHVGPEVGSCGTAVHRRDTVIVTDIATDPLWSKWKVVALEHGLGACWSIPIISSAGIVLGTFAQYYRDTRAPTAEDLVQMRRWVNLAEVAMTRAADLAALRDAATYDNLTGLMNRAAVLNLLQQSIDQRDPGMALLFVDLDQFKFINDTFGHAVGDQFLEAVAARLVAIADPAETVARFGGDEFLVVCPGVVDRAEADRRGQRIVTALRQPITHAGRTISLSVSVGVAMHAPGSDGRAADLVGDADLAMYAAKRSGRNSVAAFSDDLREQAAGRLSMEGELDKALENGDLTCDYQPIVEIRTGRVIALEALMRWRTPGRPEVPPGRFIPTAEESGQIFALGELALRRACTQMMLWRSAASHWRDVTLWINVSPRQLRDPSFPDLVDSVLVDTGFPAKSLGLEVSETSFVYDSPVAKQSLKYLRGKGIKVAIDDFGTGYSSLAQLRELPVDVLKIDRQFVTDLGSQDSGPGIIEAIVALGRVLKLEVVAEGVETEAERERLLATGCTVGQGFLWSRPVRPEKARIETEFLRPREFAQFAQV; encoded by the coding sequence ATGACCCATGCTGCTCACGTGCTGGACGAGTTCCAGATCCTCGACACCCCGCCGGAGCCCGAGTTCGAGGCGCTGGTCGAGATGGTGGTCGCCTTGTTCGGCACATCGCACGCCGAGCTGAGCCTGGTCACCCCGGACCGGGTGTGGTTGAAGGCAGCGATCCCCCGGTCCGGGATCAGCCACGACAACTCGGAGACGCTCTGCGACAAGGTCGCGTCCGGCGGCCAGGCACTGGTGATCAGCGACGCCGAGGCCGACCCGTCGCTGGCCGGGCACCCGCGGGTCGGCGTTCCGGGTGGTGTGCGTTTCTATGCCGGTGTCCCGCTGATCACCTCGCGCGGGGAGGCGCTGGGCGCCCTGTGCGCCTGGGACGAGCAGCCCCGGGAGCCCACTGCGGAGCAGATGGACCGGCTCGGTCAGCTGGGGATGATGGCGGTGTCGCTGCTGGAGCTGCGCCGGAGCCGGCTGGCACTGCTGGACCGAGATGCCGTCCTCAACGCATCGACCGCCGTGCTCGACCTGATCGTCCGTGGCGTGGACCTGCTGACCATCCTGGACACCTTGGCGAAGGCTGTCGAGGCAGCCTTCCCGGCCACCCTGTGCTCGATCCAGATCCTCGACGGGGACCAGCTCCGGTTCGGTGCCGGCCCCCGTCTGCCCGCTGCCTACAACCAGGCGATCGACGGCATCCACGTCGGACCGGAGGTCGGTTCGTGCGGCACCGCCGTGCACCGCCGGGACACGGTGATCGTCACCGACATCGCCACCGACCCGCTCTGGTCCAAGTGGAAGGTCGTGGCCCTGGAACACGGCCTGGGCGCCTGCTGGTCCATCCCGATCATCAGCAGTGCCGGCATCGTGCTCGGCACGTTCGCCCAGTACTACCGGGACACCCGGGCCCCGACCGCCGAGGACCTCGTCCAGATGCGGCGCTGGGTCAACCTGGCCGAGGTGGCGATGACCCGGGCCGCCGACCTGGCGGCACTGCGGGACGCGGCGACCTACGACAACCTGACCGGCCTGATGAACCGGGCCGCCGTGCTCAACCTGTTGCAGCAGAGCATCGACCAGCGGGATCCGGGCATGGCGTTGCTGTTCGTCGATCTCGATCAGTTCAAGTTCATCAACGACACCTTCGGCCACGCGGTCGGCGACCAGTTCCTGGAGGCCGTCGCCGCGCGGTTGGTGGCGATCGCCGACCCTGCGGAGACGGTCGCCCGCTTCGGCGGCGACGAGTTCCTGGTGGTCTGTCCCGGGGTGGTGGACCGGGCCGAGGCCGACCGGCGCGGCCAGCGGATCGTCACGGCGTTGCGGCAGCCGATCACCCATGCCGGACGCACCATCTCGCTGTCCGTGAGTGTCGGCGTCGCGATGCACGCCCCGGGCTCGGACGGCCGGGCGGCGGATCTGGTGGGCGATGCCGATCTGGCCATGTACGCCGCGAAGCGGTCCGGCCGGAACTCGGTCGCCGCGTTCAGCGACGACCTCAGGGAGCAGGCCGCTGGGCGGCTGAGCATGGAGGGTGAGCTCGACAAGGCGCTCGAGAACGGCGATCTCACCTGTGACTACCAGCCGATCGTCGAGATCCGGACGGGGCGGGTGATCGCACTCGAAGCGCTGATGCGGTGGCGCACGCCGGGACGTCCGGAGGTACCGCCCGGCCGGTTCATCCCGACCGCCGAGGAGAGCGGTCAGATCTTCGCGCTGGGTGAGCTCGCGCTCCGGCGCGCCTGTACGCAGATGATGCTCTGGCGGTCGGCCGCGAGCCACTGGCGTGACGTCACGCTCTGGATCAACGTCTCGCCGCGGCAGTTGCGGGATCCGTCCTTCCCGGACCTGGTCGACTCCGTGCTGGTCGATACCGGTTTCCCCGCGAAGTCTCTCGGGCTGGAGGTGAGCGAGACCAGTTTCGTCTACGACTCGCCGGTGGCCAAGCAGTCGCTGAAGTACCTGCGCGGCAAGGGCATCAAGGTGGCGATCGACGACTTCGGCACCGGTTACTCGTCTCTGGCCCAGCTGCGCGAACTCCCGGTCGATGTGCTCAAGATCGACCGGCAGTTCGTCACCGATCTCGGCAGCCAGGACTCAGGCCCCGGGATCATCGAGGCGATCGTCGCCCTCGGCCGGGTGCTGAAACTCGAGGTCGTCGCCGAGGGCGTGGAGACCGAGGCCGAGCGGGAGCGGCTGCTGGCCACCGGCTGCACGGTCGGCCAGGGCTTCCTGTGGTCCCGTCCCGTCCGGCCGGAGAAGGCCAGGATCGAGACCGAGTTCCTGCGCCCCCGCGAGTTCGCCCAGTTCGCCCAGGTCTGA
- a CDS encoding NAD(P)/FAD-dependent oxidoreductase: MHIVVVGGGVIGLTTAYHLAREGEQVTVLDARAAGRGASEVNAGWVVPAEATPVPGPGMVLQSMKWMLHRDSPLYIRPSLHPSFLRFMTGMWRHSNARDQRAGFEGHLRLAQATVEVFDEYRADGMDFEMHNAGLLMAFTDPANLHHHLDNLDLVRRYGLDPQVLMDDDVRGYEPHLSDAVRGGIRFPLERHVDPEALVRALAGRLATMGARVVEHAKVDGVVRDGHRITAVRSGDRRFPADRFVLAAGAWTGPVSRLFGAPLPIRPGKGYSVDLAPFGLRGPVNLSDSKVAVTPLDDRLRLAGTMEFGGLDERVNQVRVDAILRAPGRYFRDWSPPSETPVARAGCRPMTPDGLPVIGRLPGTGNAFVSSGHGMLGVTLAPGTALALADLVLHDITPEQLQPFSPTRFRRGGRTPTNRLRKEPA; this comes from the coding sequence GTGCACATAGTTGTCGTCGGCGGCGGTGTCATCGGTCTGACGACCGCCTACCACCTCGCCCGGGAGGGTGAGCAGGTCACCGTGCTCGATGCTCGTGCCGCCGGCCGAGGTGCGAGCGAGGTCAATGCAGGATGGGTGGTCCCGGCGGAGGCCACCCCGGTCCCCGGTCCCGGCATGGTGCTGCAGTCGATGAAATGGATGCTGCACCGCGACAGCCCGTTGTACATCCGGCCCTCGCTGCACCCGTCGTTCCTGCGGTTCATGACCGGGATGTGGCGGCACTCCAACGCCCGGGACCAGCGGGCCGGCTTCGAGGGGCACCTGCGGCTGGCGCAGGCCACCGTCGAGGTCTTCGACGAGTACCGCGCGGACGGCATGGACTTCGAGATGCACAACGCCGGTCTGCTGATGGCCTTCACCGACCCGGCCAACCTCCACCACCACCTGGACAACCTGGACCTGGTGCGGCGGTACGGGCTGGATCCGCAGGTGCTGATGGACGACGACGTCCGGGGGTACGAACCGCACCTGTCCGACGCGGTCCGCGGCGGCATCCGGTTCCCGCTGGAGCGTCACGTCGACCCGGAGGCGTTGGTCCGGGCGCTCGCCGGTCGACTGGCCACCATGGGTGCCCGGGTCGTCGAGCACGCCAAGGTCGACGGCGTCGTGCGCGACGGCCACCGGATCACCGCGGTGCGCAGCGGCGACCGGCGGTTCCCCGCGGACCGGTTCGTGCTGGCCGCCGGCGCCTGGACCGGGCCGGTGTCCCGGCTGTTCGGCGCCCCGCTGCCGATCCGCCCGGGCAAGGGCTACAGCGTCGACCTGGCGCCGTTCGGGCTGCGCGGGCCGGTCAACCTCTCCGACTCGAAGGTGGCGGTGACGCCGTTGGACGACCGGCTGCGGCTGGCCGGGACGATGGAGTTCGGTGGCCTCGACGAGAGGGTCAACCAGGTGCGGGTCGACGCGATCCTGCGGGCGCCCGGTCGGTACTTCCGGGACTGGTCACCGCCGTCGGAAACCCCGGTGGCCCGGGCCGGCTGCCGGCCGATGACCCCGGACGGCCTGCCGGTGATCGGCAGGCTGCCGGGCACCGGCAACGCCTTCGTGAGCAGCGGTCACGGCATGCTCGGGGTCACCCTTGCTCCCGGCACCGCGCTCGCCCTCGCCGACCTGGTCCTCCACGACATCACACCCGAGCAACTGCAACCGTTCTCGCCGACCCGCTTCCGGCGGGGCGGCCGCACCCCGACGAACCGGCTCCGGAAGGAACCCGCATGA
- a CDS encoding dihydrodipicolinate synthase family protein has product MTAPALRGILAAVTTPFTADGSAVDEPVIRSQVDRLVAAGIHGLVPTGTTGEFTALTPVEYRRVIELYVQAAAGRVPVVAGVGALTTADAVALAVDLEALGADALMVVPPFYDPLDLPAVTAFLTAVSAAVSLPIVYYNVPGATGVRLTAAELAGLGAIERVDYLKDTSGDAVALADLLASRGPDIKAFNGWDTLTFIGIASGAEASVWGAAGLVPDLAVELWETLAEKGDLARARELWRPLWAISDFLESVNYVAGIKAGLELIGHPAGPPRLPVRPLDGAQRTRLAGLLAAAGVPVVGA; this is encoded by the coding sequence ATGACCGCTCCCGCCCTCAGAGGCATCCTGGCCGCCGTGACCACCCCGTTCACCGCGGACGGCAGCGCCGTCGACGAACCGGTGATCCGGTCCCAGGTGGACCGGCTGGTCGCCGCCGGCATCCACGGCCTGGTGCCGACCGGCACCACCGGGGAGTTCACCGCGCTGACCCCGGTCGAGTACCGCCGGGTGATCGAGCTCTACGTACAGGCAGCTGCCGGCCGGGTACCGGTGGTGGCCGGGGTCGGTGCGCTGACCACCGCCGACGCCGTCGCGCTGGCCGTCGATCTCGAGGCGCTCGGTGCGGACGCACTGATGGTCGTGCCGCCGTTCTACGACCCGCTCGACCTGCCGGCGGTCACCGCCTTCCTCACCGCGGTGTCGGCCGCCGTCTCCCTGCCGATCGTCTACTACAACGTGCCGGGCGCGACCGGGGTGCGACTGACCGCCGCGGAACTGGCCGGTCTCGGCGCGATCGAGCGGGTGGACTATCTGAAGGACACCTCCGGTGACGCGGTCGCGCTGGCCGACCTGCTTGCCTCTCGCGGGCCGGACATCAAGGCGTTCAACGGCTGGGACACGTTGACCTTCATCGGGATCGCGAGCGGCGCGGAGGCGTCGGTCTGGGGCGCGGCAGGCCTGGTGCCGGACCTGGCAGTGGAACTCTGGGAGACCCTGGCCGAGAAGGGCGATCTCGCCCGGGCACGGGAGCTGTGGCGGCCGCTCTGGGCGATCAGCGACTTCCTGGAGTCCGTGAACTACGTCGCCGGGATCAAGGCCGGGTTGGAGCTCATCGGGCACCCGGCCGGTCCGCCACGGCTGCCCGTCCGGCCGCTCGACGGAGCGCAGCGGACCCGGCTGGCCGGACTGCTCGCCGCCGCCGGCGTGCCCGTGGTGGGGGCGTGA